From Passer domesticus isolate bPasDom1 chromosome 5, bPasDom1.hap1, whole genome shotgun sequence, the proteins below share one genomic window:
- the SOX10 gene encoding transcription factor SOX-10, producing the protein MADDQDLSEVEMSPVGSEDHHCLSPGPSMASDNSPHLSGSGNGEMGKVKKEQQDSEADDDKFPVCIREAVSQVLSGYDWTLVPMPVRVNGSNKSKPHVKRPMNAFMVWAQAARRKLADQYPHLHNAELSKTLGKLWRLLNESDKRPFIEEAERLRMQHKKDHPDYKYQPRRRKNGKATQGEGEGQVEGEAGGAAAIQAHYKNAHLDHRHPGEGSPMSDGHPEHSSGQSHGPPTPPTTPKTEMQAGKADSKREGRSLGEGGKPHIDFGNVDIGEISHEVMSNMETFDVNEFDQYLPPNGHAGHPGHVGGYAAAAAAGYGLGSALAAASGHSAWISKQHGVSLSTATSSVVDSKAQVKTEGSTPGGHYTDQPSTSQIAYTSLSLPHYGSAFPSISRPQFDYPDHQPSGPYYSHSTQASGLYSAFSYMGPSQRPLYTAISDPAPSVPQSHSPTHWEQPVYTTLSRP; encoded by the exons ATGGCTGACGACCAAGACCTTTCGGAGGTGGAGATGAGCCCAGTGGGCTCTGAAGACCACCACTGCCTCTCCCCAGGACCCTCCATGGCATCAGACAACTCCCCACACCTCAGTGGCTCTGGGAATGGGGAGATGgggaaggtgaagaaggaacAGCAAGACTCGGAGGCGGATGATGACAAGTTCCCGGTGTGCATCCGCGAGGCAGTCAGCCAGGTGCTGAGCGGCTACGACTGGACCCTGGTTCCCATGCCCGTGCGGGTCAATGGAAGTAACAAGAGCAAACCCCATGTCAAGAGGCCCATGAATGCCTTCATGGTCTGGGCGCAGGCTGCCCGGAGGAAACTGGCTGACCAGTACCCGCACCTGCACAACGCCGAGCTCAGTAAGACCTTGGGGAAGCTCTGGAG GTTATTGAACGAAAGCGACAAGCGGCCCTTCATCGAAGAGGCGGAGCGGCTGAGGATGCAGCACAAGAAGGACCATCCTGATTACAAGTACCAGCCCCGCCGGCGGAAAAATGGCAAGGCTACACAGGGCGAGGGTGAAGGCCAGGTAGAAGGGGAGGctggtggggctgctgccatcCAGGCCCACTACAAGAATGCCCACCTGGACCACAGGCATCCCGGTGAAGGGTCGCCCATGTCCGACGGTCACCCGGAACACTCCTCAG GTCAGAGCCATGGGCCCCCCACACCTCCTACCACCCCTAAGACCGAGATGCAGGCAGGCAAAGCCGATTCCAAACGAGAAGGGCGTTCcctgggggaagggggaaagcCACACATTGACTTTGGAAACGTGGACATTGGGGAGATCAGCCATGAGGTGATGTCCAACATGGAGACCTTTGATGTCAATGAATTCGATCAGTACCTGCCGCCCAACGGACACGCCGGCCACCCAGGCCACGTCGGGGGCTATGCGGCAGCGGCTGCTGCTGGCTATGGCCTCGGGAGcgccctggctgcagccagcgGACACTCTGCCTGGATCTCCAAGCAGCATGGAGTCTCCTTGTCCACTGCCACCTCATCGGTGGTGGACTCAAAGGCCCAGGTGAAAACGGAGGGGTCCACCCCTGGAGGCCATTACACCGACCAGCCCTCCACTTCCCAGATTGCTTACACATCCCTGAGTCTGCCCCACTATGGCTCGGCCTTCCCCTCCATCTCCAGGCCACAGTTTGACTACCCGGACCACCAGCCCTCAGGACCCTACTACAGCCATTCCACCCAAGCCTCTGGCCTCTACTCTGCCTTCTCCTATATGGGACCATCCCAACGTCCCCTTTACACTGCCATCTCTGACCCTGCACCCTCCGTGCCACAGTCCCATAGCCCCACACATTGGGAACAGCCCGTGTACACAACTCTCTCCAGACCGTAG
- the POLR2F gene encoding DNA-directed RNA polymerases I, II, and III subunit RPABC2: MSDNEDNFDGDDFDDVEEDEGLEDLENAEEEGQENVEILPSGERQQANQKRITTPYMTKYERARVLGTRALQIAMCAPVMVELEGETDPLLIAMKELKARKIPIIIRRYLPDGSYEDWGVDELIITD; this comes from the exons atGTCGGACAACGAGGACAA CTTTGACGGGGATGACTTCGATGATGTGGAGGAGGATGAGGGCCTGGAGGACCTGGAGAACGCGGAGGAG GAGGGACAGGAGAACGTGGAGATCCTGCCCTCGGGAGAGCGGCAGCAGGCGAACCAGAAGCGCATCACGACCCCCTACATGACCAAGTACGAGCGAGCCAGAGTCCTGGGCACTCGGGCCCTGCAGATCGC GATGTGTGCCCCTGTGATGGTGGAGCTGGAAGGAGAGACAGACCCCTTGCTCATTGCCATGAAAGAACTCAA AGCACGCAAGATCCCCATAATCATCCGTCGTTACCTTCCAGATGGGAGCTATGAAGACTGGGGTGTGGATGAGTTAATTATCACAGACTGA
- the C5H22orf23 gene encoding UPF0193 protein EVG1, which translates to MPPAPPAPASGRCRDAAGSAPAPLPWRPPPLPRAAPPEPMEAAGTPGRGGVSAAGRRARYSTGTRDLVRGMMEELQMTHSQRRYLMDYVTRGDALPLQRFPPSSQQPVPVSYPAACQPCRLPARPLLRPAKVCQAGDAYTREKFKPQPTRDLEKEKRRLQNILALGKDEVEDKVEQVFARKKEEEIAEPDRFEELMNEIQERREFLAEMEALGQGKKYQGIILAEISEKLHEMKIIDKKRSEEMRNIMAKAFPGGNKSNLQD; encoded by the exons atgccgcccgccccgccggcacCCGCTTCCGGCCGCTGCCGTGACGCTGCCGGAAGTGCTCCTGCGCCGTTGCCGTGGCGACCGCCGCCGCTTCCCCGGGCCGCGCCGCCCGAGCCGATGGAGGCGGCGGGGACCCCGGGCCGCGGCGGGGTCTCGGCGGCGGGCAGGCGGGCCCGCTACAGCACAGGCACGCGGGACTTAGTGAGAG GGAtgatggaggagctgcagatgaCGCATTCCCAGAGGCGATACCTGATGGACTACGTGACCC GAGGAGATGCCCTGCCCCTTCAGAGATTCCCCCCATCCAGCCAGCAGCCAGTGCCTGTTTCCTACCCAGCAGCCTGCCAGCCGTGCAGGCTTCCAGCCAGACCGCTTCTCCGACCTGCCAAGGTGTGCCAGGCAGGAGATGCCTACACCCGGGAGAAATTCAAGCCACAGCCCACAC GAGATTtggaaaaggagaagagaagacttCAGAACATCTTAGCGTTAGGGAAGGACGAGGTGGAGGACAAGGTGGAGCAGGTGTTTGCTCggaagaaggaagaggagaTAGCTGAGCCTGACCGGTTTGAAGAAC TGATGAATGAAATTCAAGAGAGGAGGGAATTCCTGGCAGAGATGGAAGCTCTAGGACAGGGTAAGAAGTATCAAGGGATCATCCTCGCTGAAATCTCAGAG AAACTGCATGAGATGAAGATCATTGACAAGAAGAGAAGTGAGGAAATGAGAAATATCATGGCAAAAGCCTTCCCTGGTGGGAACAAATCCAATCTCCAAGACTAG